The DNA segment AGTGAACGCATAAAGCCAAGCAGTCCATTCTTCGGTGATGACGTTGTTTTGCTGACACTCTCCATATCGCTCTTATTCCTTTTTGTTATTGTCAATAATTGATATTAATATCATGCAAGATCTGACTGTCAACTTTTAATTACAGTTGCGTTTACGGTTTAGGTGGTGGTGAGTTTGTCATAAAACCAACGGTTGCTATAATCCGCGTCCATTTAACAGCTTTAGGTCCTAATCATGGCAATGCTTGAATACCATCCACCACGTGAGCCGTGGATCGATATCATGTATGAGGATGAGCATATTCTTGTTGCAAACAAGCCTTCGGGCTTGCTGTCGGTGCCTGGTCGCTTGGCAGAACATTACGACAGTATGTGGAGTCGACTTGATGCTGAATATCCGGGTATTCAGGTGATTCATCGCTTAGATATGTCGACTTCAGGCTTGATGTTATTTGCCAAAGATAAACGCTCGGAAAGCGCTTTAAAAAAGCAATTTCAATATCGCTTAACGCATAAGGTCTACTACGCTCGAGTGTGGGGGCATCCAGAGAAAGAGGCTGGTGAAGTTGACCTGCCTTTGATTTGTGATTGGCCAAACAGACCAAGGCAGATGGTGTGCTTTAATAATGGCAAACCTTCCCAGACGCTTTACCAAGTGGTGACACGAGAAGAGAAAACATCAGTGGTAAGACTGTTGCCGATTACTGGGCGCTCGCATCAGTTGCGTGTTCACATGCAAGCCTTAGGTCATCCAATCGTGGGAGATGAGTTTTATTCTGAAGGAGAAGCGCTGACGTTTTCTTCCCGATTAGAACTTCATGCGGCAGAGCTCAGTTTTTATCACCCACAAACGAGCCAATTAGAGAGTGTCTTTGTTCCTTGTGACTTTTATCCGCAAGCTGAGCCAATGATCTTTACCTTTTTCTCGCCTGTGACAGAATTGCCAGATTATAAGACACTGCCAAAATCGTAACTCTTCTCTCTATCGGCAGTGAATAGGAGTCCTTATGTCACTGCCAAAAGTGGTGTTTCTCGATAGAGCAACCATACCTTCGTATATCAACCTTCCTGAAGTTAAGCACCCTCATCACTGGGTTGAGTATGAATATACTCAGCCAGAAGAAGTGATTGAGCGCATTCAAGATGCGCAAGTCGTTATTTCTAATAAAGTCATCTTGGGTTCAGAGCAGCTAAAACACTGCCCTAACTTGAAGTTGATTGCAGTGGCAGCAACGGGTTACAACAATGTAGACATTGAATATTGTCAGAAAAATCACATCGGGGTGGCCAATGTAAGAGGTTATGCGCAGCGTTCGGTACCAGAGCATGTGATGACAATGGTGTTCGCCTTACGCAGAAGCCTTGTGGGTTATCACAATGACATTATCAAAGGTGAATGGCAGCGTCATAAACAGTTCTGTTTTTTTACTCACACGATTGGCGATGTTGCTGGTTCTACAATGGTGATTGTCGGTAGCGGTGCGTTGGGCCAGGCTACAGCAAGCCTAGCTAAATCAATAGGAATGAACGTAGTTTTTGCTGAGAGAAAAGGTGCTGCGCAATGTCGTGATGGCTATTTACCTTTTGAGTGTGCCTTATCGCTTGCTGATGTTGTTACACTTCATTGCCCGTTATCTGAAGCGACACATCACCTAATAGGTAAAAAAGAGCTGTTTCTAATGAAGTCGAGTGCAATATTGATTAATACTGGGCGAGGTGGACTAGTAGACGAAGCTGCACTAGTTAACGCGTTGATCGAAAATAAAATTGCGGCAGCAGGGGTTGATGTTTTCACCCAAGAGCCTGCGGATATTACTAACCCCCTCATCGATAACGCCCATTTGCCGAATCTATTACTAACACCTCATGTTGCCTGGGGAAGCGATAGTGCGATTCAGAGTCTAGTGGAGATATTGATAGACAATATCGATGCTTTTATTAGCGGAAAAGAGAAGAACCGAGTGGTGTAAGCGACCATAGTGTGAGAAAAGGGAGGCAACGCCTCCCTTGGTTTATTAGTTCGCTTTCGGTAGCACAATCACGCGAGTCTTTGCCCACATATCATGGAATCCACGCTTTTGAGGATCAATCGGCACGGTAAAGTTGGCTAAGCCAAAACCTGACGTTGAAATTCGAATTAAGGCTTGAGTAATCGTGATATTACCTCCCTCTTCACTAATCACTCTGAGCTTCCAGGCGCGCATTCCTAGAGTTTGACCAGCTCGAGTCCAAAAGAAGACCAAGAAGCCGATCCATACGAAGGCAAGGTAGAAGGTATAGACTGGGCTCCACACCGGGTGACTAGAAAGGAAATCGCCTACATCGGCATATGAGCCATAGTTGACGATGCCGATAGCCACTCCCGCTTCAAGTATCGCAACAACAAGACCTGCAGCAAGCATTTCAATAGCAATAATGATCAAAGCGTCATAGAAAAGAGCTGCCAGGCGACGAAATAGCCCAGCAGTAGGGTAGTCTTTTATTGTATTCATTCTTCTTTATTAATTAGCAACTAGAGCAAAGAGCATACAAAATCCCTAGCTAAGCTTAAAGAGATTGTAGATTTAAAGTGCTTTGCGAGTAAATAAACAGCAGTTGAGCAAAAGTATAGATTTTTTGTGTTGCGTTCATCCGATCGTTACGTATAATGCACAACACAAAGACGGGGTAACCTGTTGATGCCGGTGTGGTGAAATTGGTATACACGACGGATTCAAAATCCGTTGCCTTCGGGCGTGGCGGTTCAAGTCCGCCCACCGGTACCATCTTTCGATAAAGAGGACATGAAAATGTCCTCTTTATTTTTCTCTGAAAGACACTGAAAAGTGCTTCAGAAAAAATTGAAAAAAAAGAGTTGACTCTGATTTTTCAAAGCGTATTATACGCATCCCCAACGACGAGACGTTAAGCGGAACGTTAGTGGGAAAGCTCTTTAACAATATAAACCTATCAATCTGTGTGGGCACTCGTTGATGATAATCCAAAATGAAGCTTAGGCTTCAACTTAGATTTCAATGAACTGAGTGACCAATCGATACTTAGTATCGGCACAGTCAATTCATTATCGTTCTGTTGGAACGATAATAGCTTTAAAATTACATTAGTAGTTTTGAAGTCAGTATTCATTGAGTCAGTCCTTCGGGACATCAAAATCTTAAATTGAAGAGTTTGATCATGGCTCAGATTGAACGCTGGCGGCAGGCCTAACACATGCAAGTCGAGCGGCAGCGACATGATAGAAGCTTCGGTGGAAATCATGGGCGGCGAGCGGCGGACGGGTGAGTAATGCCTGGGAATATGCCTTGATGTGGGGGATAACTATTGGAAACGATAGCTAATACCGCATAATGCCTTCGGGCCAAAGAGGGGGACCTTCGGGCCTCTCGCGTCAAGATTAGCCCAGGTGGGATTAGCTAGTTGGTGAGGTAAAGGCTCACCAAGGCGACGATCCCTAGCTGGTCTGAGAGGATGATCAGCCACACTGGAACTGAGACACGGTCCAGACTCCTACGGGAGGCAGCAGTGGGGAATATTGCACAATGGGCGCAAGCCTGATGCAGCCATGCCGCGTGTGTGAAGAAGGCCTTCGGGTTGTAAAGCACTTTCAGCAGTGAGGAAGGCGGGTACGTTAATAGCGTGCTCGTTTGACGTTAGCTGCAGAAGAAGCACCGGCTAACTCCGTGCCAGCAGCCGCGGTAATACGGAGGGTGCGAGCGTTAATCGGAATTACTGGGCGTAAAGCGCATGCAGGTGGTTTGTTAAGTCAGATGTGAAAGCCCGGGGCTCAACCTCGGAACAGCATTTGAAACTGGCAGACTAGAGTACTGTAGAGGGGGGTAGAATTTCAGGTGTAGCGGTGAAATGCGTAGAGATCTGAAGGAATACCGGTGGCGAAGGCGGCCCCCTGGACAGATACTGACACTCAGATGCGAAAGCGTGGGGAGCAAACAGGATTAGATACCCTGGTAGTCCACGCCGTAAACGATGTCTACTTGGAGGTTGTGGCCTTGAGCCGTGGCTTTCGGAGCTAACGCGTTAAGTAGACCGCCTGGGGAGTACGGTCGCAAGATTAAAACTCAAATGAATTGACGGGGGCCCGCACAAGCGGTGGAGCATGTGGTTTAATTCGATGCAACGCGAAGAACCTTACCTACTCTTGACATCCAGAGAACTTTCCAGAGATGGATTGGTGCCTTCGGGAACTCTGAGACAGGTGCTGCATGGCTGTCGTCAGCTCGTGTTGTGAAATGTTGGGTTAAGTCCCGCAACGAGCGCAACCCTTATCCTTGTTTGCCAGCACTTCGGGTGGGAACTCCAGGGAGACTGCCGGTGATAAACCGGAGGAAGGTGGGGACGACGTCAAGTCATCATGGCCCTTACGAGTAGGGCTACACACGTGCTACAATGGCGCATACAGAGGGCAGCCAACTTGCGAGAGTGAGCGAATCCCAAAAAGTGCGTCGTAGTCCGGATTGGAGTCTGCAACTCGACTCCATGAAGTCGGAATCGCTAGTAATCGTGGATCAGAATGCCACGGTGAATACGTTCCCGGGCCTTGTACACACCGCCCGTCACACCATGGGAGTGGGCTGCAAAAGAAGTGGGTAGTTTAACCTTCGGGAGGACGCTCACCACTTTGTGGTTCATGACTGGGGTGAAGTCGTAACAAGGTAGCCCTAGGGGAACCTGGGGCTGGATCACCTCCTTATACGATGATTATTGCGATGAGTGTTCACACAGATTGATGGTTTATAGAATTGAAGAGATGATGTCGGGTCTGTAGCTCAGGTGGTTAGAGCGTTCGCCTGATAAGCGAGAGGTCGGTGGTTCAAGTCCACTCAGACCCACCAATTTCCTCCCAAGAGATTGGCGACGACATCACCTATTGATGGGGCTATAGCTCAGCTGGGAGAGCGCCTGCCTTGCACGCAGGAGGTCAGCAGTTCGATCCTGCTTAGCTCCACCATCTTTAAGCGCATTCGATGAGTGCTTTTAAAAATGGTTACTTCTTTTGAAGTGATTAGCTCTTTAACAATTTGGAAAGCTGACGAATAACAACAATCCCCATCTCTTTGAGATGCGTTGTTATTCAATTAAAAGTTCTCAAATCCTAAAACTACGGTTTTAGGTACCAACACACATTCAAGTGTTCTTGGAAAGTATCGAAAGATACTTATATTTGAGTCCGGCAAAATCGAGTCTGCATCATGTATAAAAATTGCAGACAACTTTGGTTGTTTAAACAACAACTCGAAACTCCTTCGGGTTGTATGGTTAAGTGACTAAGCGTACACGGTGGATGCCTTGGCAGTCAGAGGCGATGAAAGGCGTATTAACTTGCGATAAGCTCAGATTAGGTAGTAAAAACCTGTGAGTCTGAGATTCCTGAATGGGGAAACCCAGCACCATAAGGTGTTATCACTAACTGAATACATAGGTTAGTGAGGCGAACCGGGGGAACTGAAACATCTAAGTACCCCGAGGAAAAGAAATCAACCGAGATTCCGAAAGTAGCGGCGAGCGAAATTGGATTAGCCCTTAAGCTTTTAATGAGACAGGTGAAGCCTCTGGAAAGTGGCGCGATACAGGGTGATAGCCCCGTAACCGACATCTCATCATCAGTGAAATCGAGTAGGGCGGGACACGTGATATCCTGTCTGAATATGGGGGGACCATCCTCCAAGGCTAAATACTACTGACTGACCGATAGTGAACCAGTACCGTGAGGGAAAGGCGAAAAGAACCCCTGTGAGGGGAGTGAAATAGAACCTGAAACCGTGTACGTACAAGCAGTAGGAGCACCTTCGTGGTGTGACTGCGTACCTTTTGTATAATGGGTCAGCGACTTATATTCAGTAGCAAGGTTAACCATCTAGGGGAGCCGTAGAGAAATCGAGTCTTAACTGGGCGTCGAGTTGCTGGATATAGACCCGAAACCAGGTGATCTAGCCATGGGCAGGTTGAAGGTTGAGTAACATCAACTGGAGGACCGAACCGACTAATGTTGAAAAATTAGCGGATGACTTGTGGCTAGGGGTGAAAGGCCAATCAAACCTGGAGATAGCTGGTTCTCCCCGAAATCTATTTAGGTAGAGCCTCGGACGAATACCACTGGGGGTAGAGCACTGTTAAGGCTAGGGGGTCATCCCGACTTACCAACCCTTTGCAAACTCCGAATACCAGTGAGTACTATCCGGGAGACACACGGCGGGTGCTAACGTCCGTCGTGGAGAGGGAAACAACCCAGACCGCCAGCTAAGGTCCCAAAGTATAGCTAAGTGGGAAACGATGTGGGAAGGCTTAGACAGCTAGGATGTTGGCTTAGAAGCAGCCATCATTTAAAGAAAGCGTAATAGCTCACTAGTCGAGTCGGCCTGCGCGGAAGATGTAACGGGGCTAAGCTATACACCGAAGCTGCGGCAATGACTTAGGTCATTGGGTAGGGGAGCGTTCTGTAAGCCGTTGAAGGTGGACTGTAAGGTCTGCTGGAGGTATCAGAAGTGCGAATGCTGACATGAGTAACGATAAAGGGGGTGAAAAACCTCCTCGCCGGAAGACCAAGGGTTCCTGTCCAAACGTTAATCGGGGCAGGGTGAGTCGGCCCCTAAGGCGAGGCTGAAAAGCGTAGTCCGATGGGAAACGGGTTAATATTTCCCGTACTTGGTGTAATTGCGATGTGGGGACGGAGAAGGTTAGGTTATCAGGGTGTTGGATTACCCTGTTTAAGCTGGTAGTTGGGAAGATTAGGCAAATCCGGTCTTCTATTAAACAACGAGAAGTTGATGACGAGACTCTACGGAGTTGAAGTAACGATACCACGCTTCCAGGAAAAGCCACTAAGCGTCAGATTACACTAAACCGTACTATAAACCGACACAGGTGGTCAGGTAGAGAATACTCAGGCGCTTGAGAGAACTCGGGTGAAGGAACTAGGCAAAATAGCACCGTAACTTCGGGAGAAGGTGCGCCGGCGTAGATTTGTAATCCCTCGCGGATGAAGGTTGAACCGGTCGAAGATAACCAGCTGGCTGCAACTGTTTATTAAAAACACAGCACTCTGCAAAACACGTAAGATGACGTATACGGTGTGACGCCTGCCCGGTGCCGGAAGGTTAATTGATGGGGTTAGACTTAGGTCGAAGCTCTTGATCGAAGCCCCGGTAAACGGCGGCCGTAACTATAACGGTCCTAAGGTAGCGAAATTCCTTGTCGGGTAAGTTCCGACCTGCACGAATGGCGTAATGATGGCCACGCTGTCTCCACCCGAGACTCAGTGAAATTGAAATCGCTGTGAAGATGCAGTGTACCCGCGGCTAGACGGAAAGACCCCGTGAACCTTTACTACAGCTTGGCACTGAACATTGAGCCTACATGTGTAGGATAGGTGGGAGGCTTTGAAGCAGGTACGCCAGTATCTGTGGAGCCATCCTTGAAATACCACCCTTGTATGTTTGATGTTCTAACTTAGCCCCATTATCTGGGGTGAGGACAGTGCCTGGTGGGTAGTTTGACTGGGGCGGTCTCCTCCCAAAGAGTAACGGAGGAGCACGAAGGTGGGCTAATCACGGTTGGACATCGTGAGGTTAGTGCAATGGCATAAGCCCGCTTGACTGCGAGAATGACAATTCGAGCAGGTGCGAAAGCAGGTCATAGTGATCCGGTGGTTCTGTATGGAAGGGCCATCGCTCAACGGATAAAAGGTACTCCGGGGATAACAGGCTGATACCGCCCAAGAGTTCATATCGACGGCGGTGTTTGGCACCTCGATGTCGGCTCATCACATCCTGGGGCTGAAGTCGGTCCCAAGGGTATGGCTGTTCGCCATTTAAAGTGGTACGCGAGCTGGGTTTAGAACGTCGTGAGACAGTTCGGTCCCTATCTGCCGTGGGCGTTGGAAGATTGAAGGGGGCTGCTCCTAGTACGAGAGGACCGGAGTGGACGAACCTCTGGTGTTCGGGTTGTGTCGCCAGACGCATTGCCCGGTAGCTAAGTTCGGAATCGATAACCGCTGAAAGCATCTAAGCGGGAAGCGAGCCCTGAGATGAGTCTTCCCTGGCACTTTAAGTGTCCTAAAGGGTTGTTCGAGACTAGAACGTTGATAGGCAGGGTGTGTAAGCGTTGTGAGGCGTTGAGCTAACCTGTACTAATTGCCCGTGAGGCTTAACCATACAACACCCAAGGGGTTTTGATGGACTCAAAGCAAGAATATTGAATGTGTGTACATTAACTTTTAAAAGCTTTCCGAATTAAAGAATTTGCTTGGCGACCATAGCGTTGTGGACCCACCTGATTTCCATGCCGAACTCAGAAGTGAAACGCAATAGCGCCGATGGTAGTGTGGGGCTTCCCCATGTGAGAGTAGGACATCGCCAGGCTCCTATTTATTTTCACTTTTTTGAAAAGTGAAGACAAAAAGTATAAATGAGCCCGTTTGATAAAGCGGGCTTTTTTAGTCCTTAAGGACACTCTTGATGCTGATATAGCTCAGGTGGTAGAGCGCATCCTTGGTAAGGATGAGGTCCCCAGTTCGAGTCTGGGTATCAGCACCATTTAAAATAGAATTTCGCATCATCTCTGCTACGAGGTGAGCAAGCAAAGATTTTGCTTGGCGACCATAGCATTGTGGACCCACCTGATTTCCATGCCGAACTCAGAAGTGAAACGCAATAGCGCCGATGGTAGTGTGGGGCTTCCCCATGTGAGAGTAGGACATCGCCAGGCTAATATTTCAAACCCCGACCATAAGGTTGGGGTTTTTTCGTTACTGAGGTTCAATAAAATTGGGAAAGGTAGTGTGTGTCTTGCGGATCGCCGCACCGCCCATGCAAGACTAGGACATCGCTAGGCAAATATTTTAAACCCTGACCATAAGGTCGGGGTTTTTCCGTTTTAGAGCTAAAGTTATTTAGTTTCGTTCAGGCTCCAGTCATATTCGTAACTTACCTTACCTCTATACCCTTTTACTTCAGTTCTATATTGAGCTAAGTGCTCGAACAATTGCTCTTGAGTACCAAAATCTACCGCAAACCAATCATAAATTTCTGATAGAGTGAGTTTGCCTTGGTTAAATGACACCCCTTTGCTACTGATGATGAACTCTTTGGCAGCTTGCTCAAGAAGAGCTTGGGTGTTTTTAGCGGTAAACGCGTTTGTTTGGAGGTTAGGGCAACCCAAGCTGGCACAGTTCACGGCATAGTGCGTTCTTGGTTCATCCCAAATAGGACGCAGTATCCGGTGCTCAATGTCATTGAGAGTGAGGGCTTTGCCATTGATGCGTGTAACCTCATCTCCCCAGGGACCAAAACTAAACAGTCCTCCTAACTTGGTAATAGATTTCACCGGATAACTATCAAGAATTAAATCGACAGTGATCGCGTTATATAGGTTTACCCAATAAGCGTATTGCTCTGCTCTCGAATAATTTCGTGGGTCAAGGCTTGAAAGCGTTCGAACATATCGCTCTAACTCTCGTTTATCTTCCGATGATATACCTTTGTAGTTAACCAGATGGTGCTCCCCTTCGACGACAACATATTTATCGAGAAACGCCTGCCAACTTTGGTGGTCAATAGTTTGCAAACTTGCCTCGTTAGAAGCATCCCAGTATTGCCAAAGTTCAGATTTTGGTGCGGAAAAGGTTGCGAAAGAGATGATAGCAGTGAGTAGAGTCAATAGTCTTAGCATGATAAGCCTTAAAGCAGGTTTTGATTAATAACATAGACCTACAAAGCAATCATTGCCTTTCATTGGATATAAAAAAGGTTGGCAATTTGCCAACCTTATATTTGCATTCCTCTTAATCTCTAGCTCAAAAAGCTTGGGATTTTCGATTCATACTCGGCAATTTTTGACTCGTGTTGCAGTGTTAGGCCGATATTGTCTAATCCGTTTAGCAGACAGTGACGACGGAATTCATCAATTTCGAATGAGTATTCTTTGCCATTGGCTCTGACTCGATTAGCTTCTAAGTCGACTTCAACCTCAGCACCTTCATTTGCTTCGACGAATTGGAAAATCTCGTCAACTTCTTGCTCAGTCAAACGAACAGGCACCATTTGGTTGTTGATCGAGTTACCGTAGAAAATATCAGCAAAGCTTGGAGCAATCATGGCTTTGATGCCATAGTCCGCCAGCGCCCAAGGCGCGTGTTCTCGCGATGAGCCACAGCCGAAGTTTTCACGTGCGAGCAGGATTGAAGCGCCTTGGTAGCGCGGAGCATTCATGACAAACTCAGGGTTTGGCTGCTCACCAGCATCATCAAGGAAGCGCCAGTCATGGAATAAGTGTTTACCGAAGCCTAGGCGAGATACTTTCTGCAAGAACTGCTTAGGAATAATGGCATCTGTATCGACATTCGCGGCATCTAGAGGGACGACGAGACCTGTGTGTTGTTTAAAACCTGACATGTGTTCTCTCCTTAAGCTAACTCACGAATATCAACAAAATGACCCGCAATTGCCGCCGCTGCAGCCATTGCAGGGCTAACTAAGTGGGTACGACCATCACGACCTTGGCGACCTTCAAAGTTGCGGTTTGAAGTTGAGGCACAGCGCTCTTGAGGGCCTAAACGATCGTTGTTCATCGCTAAACACATTGAACAGCCCGGAAGACGCCACTCAAAGCCAGCTTCTTTGAAGATAACATCCAGACCTTCGGCTTCAGCTTGCGCTTTCACTTGCTCCGAACCTGGAACAATAAGCGCTTGAACGTTATCGGCCACTTTGCGTCCCTTTGCTACCTCTGCAGCTGCGCGCATGTCTTCGATACGAGAGTTAGTACATGAACCAACAAACACTTTGTCGACCTTGTAGTCAGAGAGTGCTTTACCAGCCTCAAGCCCCATGTAGGCAAGCGCTTTTTCTGCTGAGGCTTTTTCTACTGGATCTGCAAAACTCTCGGGAGCAGGAATCGGTTGGTCTACTGCGATAACTTGACCAGGGTTTGTGCCCCAAGTCACTTGTGGTTTGATGTCTGCAGCATTGAGTGTCACGACAGCATCAAATTGGGCATCATCGTCTGTTTTAAGTGTTTTCCAATACTCAACAGCGGCGTCATAGTCAGCGCCTTGAGGTGAAAACTTACGGCCCTTGATGTACTCAAATGTGGTTTCATCTGGTGCGATAAGACCTGCTTTCGCCCCTAACTCAATCGCCATGTTACAGACGGTCATACGACCTTCCATAGTGAGGTCTGTGATAGCTTCGCCACAAAATTCAACCACGTACCCTGTACCGCCGGCTGCCGTTGTTTCACCGATAATCGCTAGAACGATATCTTTCGCGGTGATCCCTGGAGCGACTTTACCTTTTACTTCAATCTTCATGGTTTTAGCACGAGCTTGCTTAAGGGTTTGTGTTGCAAGTACGTGCTCAACTTCAGACGTACCTATGCCAAAAGCCAGTGAGCCAAAAGCACCGTGAGTGGCGGTGTGAGAGTCACCACAGACGATGGTCATGCCAGGTAGAGTGATCCCCAGTTCAGGGCCCATCACATGCACAATTCCCTGATATTTATGATTCAAATCGTAAAGGGTAACACCGAACTCTTCACAGTTTTTGGATAGTGTTTCCATTTGGATTCGAGCCATGTCGCCCGACGCATTGATGTCTTTGGTCGTTGTAGAAACGTTGTGGTCCATAGTGGCAAATGTTTTGCTGACTTGACGAACCTTACGTCCTTTTTCACGTAAACCATCGAACGCTTGTGGAGACGTGACTTCGTGAACTAAGTGACGGTCGATGTAAAGAATCGGGTTTTCGCCCTCTGCTGCTACTGCAACGTGAGCATCATAAACCTTTTCGTATAGTGTTTTGCCCATTGTTATGTCCTTGGGATAAATCCATTGCTCGGGAATTAGAGGTGAGCGGTGGACACTCACGCTCCGAGTGTTATTTTTAAGAGTTCAAAATGTAGCTTGCGATCTTATCGCCCATTTCTGAGGTGCTCAGTGCAGGCTTGTCTCCAGCAAGGTCGCCAGTCAGCTCACCCGCAGCTAACGCTTTTGATACTGCCGTTTCAATATCTTGTGCCGCTGCTTCTTCGCCTAAGCTATAACGCAGCATGAGAGCTGCAGATAAGATCTGTGCAACCGGGTTAGCGATGTTTTTGCCTGCGATATCAGGAGCACTGCCGCCTGCAGGTTCGTAAAGACCGAACTTGCTCTCATTTAGACTCGCTGAAGGAAGCATACCCATAGAGCCAGTGATCATGGCGCACTCATCAGAGATAATGTCACCGAAAATGTTAGAACACAGCATCACATCAAACTGAGCTGGATCTTTGATTAGCTGCATGGTGGCGTTGTCGATATACATGTGTGATAACTCAACATCCGGATAGTCTTTCGCAATCTGTTCTACGACTTCGCGCCATAGAATTGAGCTTTGTAGAACGTTTGCTTTGTCAATTGAGCAAACTTTCTTATCGCGTAAACGCGCCGATTCAAACGCAATCTTTGCGATACGCTCGATTTCATAGCGGTGGTAAACCTCAGTATCGAACGCTTTTTCGTTAGGCCCTTCACCTTCACGACCTTTTGGTTGACCGAAATAGATACCGCCAGTGAGCTCACGAACGACGACGATATCGAAACCACGACCTGAGATATCAGCGCGCAGTGGTGAGAATGCTTCTAGACCGGAATGAATTTGTGCAGGTCGGAGGTTACAAAACAGTTGAAAGTGCTTGCGTAGCGGTAGCAGGGCACCGCGTTCTGGTTGGTCGTTTGGCGGTAGGTGCTCCCATTTAGGACCACCGACAGAGCCAAACAGCACTGCATCCGCTTCCTCACATGCCTTTACGGTAGACTCTGGTAGTGGGCAACCGTGGTTATCAATCGCAATACCACCGACATCGTGTTGTTCACGTTGGAATGAGATGGCGTGTTTGTTTTCAATCGCATCCAATACTTTGTGGGCTTGCTCCATTACTTCAGGGCCAATGCCATCTCCAGGTAGAACGGCAATTTTGTAAGCTTTATCAGTCATGTTAATCCTTTAAATTCTTTGGCTATTTTGGTTGGAGAAGGTGGCACCTTCCCCAGAAATTGTGTTTTAAACGGTGGCGACTTTTTTCTGTTTGATCACCTCGATCTCATCAGCACGGTGAATACTGTTGATGACGTGCAGTAGTGCTTGACCAGATGCTTCAACAATATCGGTCGAGACGCCAGTGCCGTGATACTTACGGCCTTTGTAGTTGGCAATAATGTCGGCTTGACCTAGACCGTCTTCACCCTCTCCTTTAGCGGTAAGGTCGAACTTGTCTAGCACAATGTCATAGCCCGTTACTCGGTAGATACACTGATAAAGAGCATCGACAGGGCCATTACCTACAGCAGCTTCCGATTTTTCTTCATCGCCGCACTGTAGCTTTATACTGGTTGTCGCCATGACACTACCGGATTGGACGCTTAGGTAGTTCAATTTAAAGAAGTCATCTTCATCTCTTAGATTAGAGAAGTGCATTAGTGCCTCAAGGTCGTAATCGAAGACTTGGCCTTTGCGATCAGCAAGTTTCAAAAAGTCGGCGTACAGTGCGTCTAGGTTGTACTCTTCTTCTTTATAGCCCATTGCGTCCATGTGACTCTTCACAGCAGCACGGCCAGAGCGACTTGTTAGGTTTAGAGCTTGGTTCTTAAGACCGATAGACTCAGGTGTCATGATCTCGTAAGTATTTTTGTTTTTTAGCATGCCATCTTGGTGAATGCCTGAAGAGTGGCTAAATGCATTGGCACCCACGATCGCTTTATTGTCTTGAATCGGCATGTTACAAAGCTGGCTAACAAGTTTACTTGTACGGTGAATTTCATCATGCTTAAGGCCAGTGTTGACACCTAAGAACTCTTGACGAGTTTTAATGATCATCGCAATCTCTTCA comes from the Vibrio astriarenae genome and includes:
- the leuD gene encoding 3-isopropylmalate dehydratase small subunit, translating into MSGFKQHTGLVVPLDAANVDTDAIIPKQFLQKVSRLGFGKHLFHDWRFLDDAGEQPNPEFVMNAPRYQGASILLARENFGCGSSREHAPWALADYGIKAMIAPSFADIFYGNSINNQMVPVRLTEQEVDEIFQFVEANEGAEVEVDLEANRVRANGKEYSFEIDEFRRHCLLNGLDNIGLTLQHESKIAEYESKIPSFLS
- the leuC gene encoding 3-isopropylmalate dehydratase large subunit — protein: MGKTLYEKVYDAHVAVAAEGENPILYIDRHLVHEVTSPQAFDGLREKGRKVRQVSKTFATMDHNVSTTTKDINASGDMARIQMETLSKNCEEFGVTLYDLNHKYQGIVHVMGPELGITLPGMTIVCGDSHTATHGAFGSLAFGIGTSEVEHVLATQTLKQARAKTMKIEVKGKVAPGITAKDIVLAIIGETTAAGGTGYVVEFCGEAITDLTMEGRMTVCNMAIELGAKAGLIAPDETTFEYIKGRKFSPQGADYDAAVEYWKTLKTDDDAQFDAVVTLNAADIKPQVTWGTNPGQVIAVDQPIPAPESFADPVEKASAEKALAYMGLEAGKALSDYKVDKVFVGSCTNSRIEDMRAAAEVAKGRKVADNVQALIVPGSEQVKAQAEAEGLDVIFKEAGFEWRLPGCSMCLAMNNDRLGPQERCASTSNRNFEGRQGRDGRTHLVSPAMAAAAAIAGHFVDIRELA
- the rluA gene encoding bifunctional tRNA pseudouridine(32) synthase/23S rRNA pseudouridine(746) synthase RluA, whose protein sequence is MAMLEYHPPREPWIDIMYEDEHILVANKPSGLLSVPGRLAEHYDSMWSRLDAEYPGIQVIHRLDMSTSGLMLFAKDKRSESALKKQFQYRLTHKVYYARVWGHPEKEAGEVDLPLICDWPNRPRQMVCFNNGKPSQTLYQVVTREEKTSVVRLLPITGRSHQLRVHMQALGHPIVGDEFYSEGEALTFSSRLELHAAELSFYHPQTSQLESVFVPCDFYPQAEPMIFTFFSPVTELPDYKTLPKS
- a CDS encoding DUF547 domain-containing protein; the encoded protein is MLRLLTLLTAIISFATFSAPKSELWQYWDASNEASLQTIDHQSWQAFLDKYVVVEGEHHLVNYKGISSEDKRELERYVRTLSSLDPRNYSRAEQYAYWVNLYNAITVDLILDSYPVKSITKLGGLFSFGPWGDEVTRINGKALTLNDIEHRILRPIWDEPRTHYAVNCASLGCPNLQTNAFTAKNTQALLEQAAKEFIISSKGVSFNQGKLTLSEIYDWFAVDFGTQEQLFEHLAQYRTEVKGYRGKVSYEYDWSLNETK
- a CDS encoding D-2-hydroxyacid dehydrogenase; amino-acid sequence: MSLPKVVFLDRATIPSYINLPEVKHPHHWVEYEYTQPEEVIERIQDAQVVISNKVILGSEQLKHCPNLKLIAVAATGYNNVDIEYCQKNHIGVANVRGYAQRSVPEHVMTMVFALRRSLVGYHNDIIKGEWQRHKQFCFFTHTIGDVAGSTMVIVGSGALGQATASLAKSIGMNVVFAERKGAAQCRDGYLPFECALSLADVVTLHCPLSEATHHLIGKKELFLMKSSAILINTGRGGLVDEAALVNALIENKIAAAGVDVFTQEPADITNPLIDNAHLPNLLLTPHVAWGSDSAIQSLVEILIDNIDAFISGKEKNRVV
- a CDS encoding RDD family protein yields the protein MNTIKDYPTAGLFRRLAALFYDALIIIAIEMLAAGLVVAILEAGVAIGIVNYGSYADVGDFLSSHPVWSPVYTFYLAFVWIGFLVFFWTRAGQTLGMRAWKLRVISEEGGNITITQALIRISTSGFGLANFTVPIDPQKRGFHDMWAKTRVIVLPKAN